From Bacillus rossius redtenbacheri isolate Brsri chromosome 16, Brsri_v3, whole genome shotgun sequence, a single genomic window includes:
- the LOC134540459 gene encoding small ribosomal subunit protein mS37, whose product MRIARPLCVPARKPQKEPVPFQELLPVRLKNWVSGRSEKDAGVSCLQELSVMFACLKRNEFEQALCSKEIGLFQNCYKQHLDNKFVKKQQEKKGVVITGSKNLGSKQINQLLKRFPQPD is encoded by the exons ATGAGGATTGCAAGACCGCTGTGCGTACCTGCGAGGAAACCCCAAAAGGAGCCGGTGCCGTTCCAAGAGTTGCTGCCCGTGCGATTGAAGAACTGGGTGTCTGGCAGATCGGAAAAAGATGCAG GCGTATCATGCTTGCAAGAATTGTCTGTTATGTTTGCGTGCCTGAAGAGGAATGAATTTGAGCAGGCACTGTGCTCAAAGGAGATTGGCTTGTTTCAGAATTGCTACAAGCAGCATTTG GACAACAAGTTCGTCAAGAAGCAACAAGAAAAGAAAGGAGTAGTCATCACAGGCTCTAAGAACTTGGGCAGCAAACAAATAAACCAGTTATTAAAAAGGTTTCCTCAGCCAGATTAA
- the LOC134539913 gene encoding gastrula zinc finger protein XlCGF17.1-like, with protein MCKEMNYNKIIPVKSEPLDEIFVKVELKEETGERGEGAAQRTGLPPLCCDAEDKLSSNCAVDLSCQAEVAGSLVRGCPREGGGLPSVPRPASTYRCAECGKLFDRKCNLVQHVRTHEDRPLPRCKTCSRSFTSRKSLVEHTRGHTGERPFSCRECPRSFARGSCFRKHVRTHAGDNPCCQMCGKSFTCVQSYTEHYRSHTGERPFTCGVCSKTFSRKSVYRTHLKTHTTEYAFCCHVCGKRFTTKSYLVIHSKTHMEELLFSCKICEKLFTSKQKLVFHHRSHTGERPFFCNICCKSFSRNDCLVRHVRSHTGDKRFSCGVCGKAFVQKNELVRHIRTHR; from the exons GTGGAGCTCAAGGAAGAGACGGGGGAACGCGGAGAGGGCGCAGCGCAGAGGACGGGCCTACCCCCGCTGTGCTGCGATGCAGAAGACAAG CTATCCAGTAATTGTGCTGTGGACTTGAGCTGCCAGGCAGAAGTCGCGGGGAGCCTGGTTCGCGGGTGTCCCAGAGAGGGGGGTGGTCTGCCGTCTGTCCCTCGTCCTGCCAGCACGTACAGATGTGCGGAGTGCGGAAAGCTCTTCGACCGGAAGTGCAACCTCGTGCAACATGTTCGAACCCACGAGGATCGACCGCTGCCCCGCTGCAAGACGTGCAGCAGATCGTTCACCAGCAGGAAGTCGCTCGTCGAACACACCAGAGGGCACACGGGGGAGCGGCCCTTCAGCTGCCGGGAGTGCCCCAGGTCGTTCGCGCGGGGAAGTTGTTTTCGCAAGCACGTCAGGACTCACGCCGGGGACAACCCCTGCTGCCAGATGTGCGGCAAGTCCTTCACGTGCGTGCAGAGCTACACCGAGCACTACCGCAGTCACACCGGGGAGCGCCCGTTCACTTGCGGCGTGTGTTCCAAAACATTCTCTAGGAAGAGCGTGTATCGCACGCACCTCAAAACTCACACCACCGAGTACGCTTTCTGCTGCCACGTGTGCGGCAAGCGATTCACCACGAAAAGCTACCTCGTCATCCACAGTAAAACACACATGGAAGAGCTTTTGTTCAGTTGTAAAATTTGTGAGAAATTGTTCACCAGCAAGCAGAAGTTGGTCTTTCATCATAGATCTCACACCGGAGAACGCCCTTTCTTTTGTAATATTTGCTGCAAGTCGTTTTCGCGCAACGACTGCCTGGTGAGGCACGTGAGATCTCACACGGGAGACAAACGTTTCAGCTGTGGTGTGTGCGGCAAAGCTTTCGTCCAGAAGAACGAACTTGTCAGACACATCAGAACGCATAGGTGA